A genomic stretch from Pochonia chlamydosporia 170 chromosome 4, whole genome shotgun sequence includes:
- a CDS encoding short-chain dehydrogenase reductase sdr (similar to Colletotrichum gloeosporioides Nara gc5 XP_007286021.1) — MSNPSEPQYLAQRPGQCCTKGFPHRGESRGTYQTIAAVETYTVHPHEAQHNGHMLLFFADVTGMSINNRLLMDGFSNAGYLVLGLNYFQDDPLDKHKLPNGQTEPGFDFDAWVDKHVKSAAVLVPKWLAQVQSLYGAHKKYCSVGYCFGAQYALNALGDGTASVGAFAHPAFLTDEHFANIKGPLFMACCQDDDTFSSESRNKAVEVLAREKKDWQMQLFPKVGHGFACRGNMDVPYERYVKETSFAAMVNWFDFWLSQ, encoded by the exons ATGAGTAACCCATCAGAACCTCAATATCTAGCCCAACGCCCAGGCCAATGTTGCACCAAAGGTTTTCCTCACAGAGGCGAATCCCGAGGCACCTACCAAACAATCGCCGCAGTAGAAACCTACACAGTTCATCCTCATGAAGCACAGCACAATGGCCACAtgctcctcttcttcgcagACGTAACAGGAATGAGCATCAACAACCGCCTACTAATGGATGGCTTCTCCAACGCAGGATATCTCGTCCTCGGTCTAAATTACTTTCAAGAT GATCCATTAGACAAGCACAAGCTACCAAACGGCCAAACCGAGCCTGGCTTCGACTTTGACGCCTGGGTTGACAAACACGTGAAAAGTGCCGCTGTTCTCGTTCCAAAATGGCTAGCACAAGTGCAAAGCTTATACGGCGCACACAAGAAATACTGCTCCGTGGGATATTGTTTCGGTGCCCAATATGCTCTGAATGCACTGGGCGATGGAACCGCCTCGGTGGGCGCGTTCGCGCATCCGGCGTTTCTGACGGATGAGCATTTTGCAAATATCAAGG GCCCGTTGTTTATGGCATGCTGTCAAGATGACGATACCTTTAGCTCTGAGTCACGCAACAAGGCAGTTGAGGTGTTGgcgagggagaagaaggattGGCAGATGCAGCTGTTTCCAAaggttggacatggatttGCCTGTCGTGGGAATATGGATGTTCCGTATGAGC GATATGTGAAAGAGACGAGTTTCGCAGCCATGGTAAATTGGTTCGACTTTTGGCTTTCCCAGTAA
- a CDS encoding Argonaute complex, subunit Arb1 (similar to Metarhizium robertsii ARSEF 23 XP_007821101.2) produces MLPQTIDTNLANETADMAEEKASQHHWHSEAEASNGRDMTPVIMPGGAATTKTKKKRRGNRSAAQRGPTALPRNRGTGFEEYFADPPMTPDEAEEERVEIYAKCLPFEERIQSCIQRFRARRRLQGEQTRFFDEYLFLGGVDTRDNAFSGLDPRDLKDLTPTQRREATATDIVHGVCGTDDQFYNGDNENWSVDFAGVAAGYFSTSLGQLTGFEPNKTESLIGLVENFLRYVLHHEVCPEFNDSVTAALQVCDLPGCFNLAATELFSSVESSDWSFLTFSRPGGFDPKTTFLAVCALCDESTTLDEFTQGSLKASRQQSYTMEVFKIELPSSSMLDKFVALRIEGSGYNIEPVGKVFLEPTLIEDGWENPKGGDSPQDRSIWVYLEVSLLANVVPKMKMDITLIELSTGIWFIKTISRIVPSFYTFLPQQLMRHYKQPRDDDRPAPSIHDPATDEVEASHQ; encoded by the exons ATGTTGCCTCAGACAATCGATACAAATTTGGCCAACGAGACTGCTGACATGGCTGAAGAAAAGGCGAGTCAACATCATTGGCATTCCGAAGCTGAGGCGAGCAATGGCCGGGATATGACGCCGGTCATCATGCCAGGCGGCGCAGCCACAACgaagacaaagaagaagaggagaggcAATAGATCTGCAGCTCAGCGTGGTCCAACCGCATTGCCGCGAAATCGCGGGACAGGCTTTGAAG AGTACTTTGCCGACCCGCCGATGACTCCAGACGAAGCCGAGGAAGAAAGAGTCGAAATATATGCAAA ATGTCTTCCCTTTGAAGA GCGGATTCAATCTTGTATTCAGCGCTTCCGGGCTAGACGTCGCCTGCAGGGGGAGCAAACTCGTTTTTTCGATGAATACCTCTTCCTTGGCGGCGTCGATACCAGAGACAATGCTTTCTCAGGTCTTGACCCCAGGGACTTGAAGGACCTCACACCAACCCAGCGTCGGGAAGCGACTGCTACCGATATCGTTCATGGCGTCTGTGGAACAGATGATCAATTTTACAACGGAGACAATGAGAATTGGTCTGTGGACTTTGCTGGCGTAGCAGCTGGCTATTTCTCAACATCCCTTGGCCAACTAACAGGATTTGAGCCCAACAAGACTGAATCTCTTATTGGTCTTGTCGAAAACTTCCTTCGATACGTTCTTCACCATGAAGTCTGTCCAGAGTTCAATGACAGCGTCACTGCCGCTTTGCAAGTTT GTGATTTGCCTGGTTGTTTCAACTTGGCTGCGACCGAATTATTCTCGTCTGTTGAATCTAGCGACTGGTCGTTTCTCACCTTCTCACGACCTGGGGGTTTTGATCCCAAGACAACTTTTCTTGCTGTATGCGCATTGTGCGATGAATCCACGACATTGGATGAGTTTACCCAGGGCAGCCTCAAAGCATCAAGACAGCAATCCTACACCATGGAAGTGTTCAAAATCGAACTGCCCTCATCCTCCATGCTAGATAAGTTTGTCGCACTCCGAATCGAAGGAAGCGGGTACAACATTGAGCCAGTTGGGAAGGTCTTCCTTGAACCTACGTTaattgaagatggatgggaaAATCCAAAGGGTGGCGACTCTCCGCAAGACAGAAGCATATGGGTATACCTTGAAGTGTCACTTCTTGCGAACGTTGtgcccaagatgaagatggataTCACGCTCATTGAGCTGAGCACGGGCATATGGTTCATCAAGACCATTTCCAGGATTGTCCCATCCTTCTACACGTTCTTGCCACAGCAATTGATGCGACATTATAAACAGCCGCGAGATGACGACCGACCTGCGCCGTCCATTCATGATCCAGCCACAGACGAGGTCGAGGCGAGTCACCAATGA
- a CDS encoding mRNA cleavage and polyadenylation factor IA/II complex (similar to Metarhizium robertsii ARSEF 23 XP_007821102.2), whose amino-acid sequence MPASMEPSPFEKLTFTDYKHAVAGHAGTMCDESGAIFVKPCTQAEIDFYESAVGNYPKFAEIMAKHMGQMSLMANSPENIDGSIMSAVAGVISESGQVESSAERMIASLREQIANAPETPTPVDRVTWVPSQGKRINTTKSVVLENQTFGYKHANVLDLKLGTRLYADDAPEQKKERFDKISRETTHHNLGFRIAGMRVFRGSEDASELDDEEYKVYDKDYGRVTVNDDNVSEELKRFIFNKAAGIDEELGKAICAEFARKLAEVVEVMSSHESRMYSSSLLFVFEGHGDTLLNAIEKNNTYVEEHKERQSKKASDPRSTKRTDSAIGLDDEESDDCSDDNDSTESKGSLPPICSLKLIDFAHAAWTPGEGPDENTIKGVKALEAIFTEMAK is encoded by the exons ATGCCAGCATCCATGGAACCTTCTCCGTTTGAGAAGCTTACGTTTACGGACTACAAGCACGCCGTGGCTGGACA TGCCGGCACAATGTGCGATGAATCTGGCGCCATTTTTGTCAAACCGTGCACCCAAGCCGAAATAGACTTCTACGAATCAGCCGTTGGAAACTACCCGAAATTCGCCGAAATCATGGCAAAACACATGGGTCAAATGAGCCTTATGGCCAATTCACCAGAGAATATAGATGGCAGCATCATGTCAGCGGTGGCTGGCGTCATTTCAGAATCCGGCCAGGTCGAATCTTCAGCAGAACGAATGATTGCATCACTTCGAGAGCAGATCGCGAATGCTCCGGAAACACCTACACCTGTGGATAGAGTAACTTGGGTGCCTTCACAAGGGAAAAGAATCAACACAACCAAGAGCGTGGTACTAGAGAACCAGACGTTTGGTTACAAGCATGCCAATGTTCTCGACTTGAAGTTAGGGACCCGTCTGTATGCAGACGACGCACCTGAGCAGAAAAAAGAGCGGTTCGATAAGATTAGCAGGGAGACGACACATCATAACCTCGGTTTCCGTATTGCTGGCATGCGTGTTTTCCGTGGTTCAGAAGACGCCTCAGAATTGGACGACGAAGAATATAAGGTCTACGATAAGGACTACGGTCGAGTCACTGTTAATGATGATAACGTTTCGGAAGAACTAAAGAGGTTCATTTTCAACAAGGCTGCGGGCATCGACGAAGAATTGGGCAAGGCTATTTGTGCGGAATTTGCTCGAAAGCTTGCTGAAGTAGTCGAAGTCATGTCTAGCCATGAAAGCCGCATGTACTCTTCATCActtttgtttgtgtttgaAGGTCATGGTGACACGCTTCTGAATGCCATTGAAAAGAACAACACATACGTTGAGGAGCACAAGGAGCGCCAAAGCAAGAAAGCGTCGGACCCTCGAAGTACCAAACGAACTGATAGTGCCATTGGTTTGGACGATGAGGAATCTGACGACTGCTCCGACGACAATGATTCAACAGAATCTAAGGGGTCCCTGCCGCCGATTTGCAGTCTCAAGCTTATTGATTTTGCCCACGCTGCATGGACTCCGGGAGAAGGACCTGATGAAAATACAATCAAGGGTGTGAAGGCGTTGGAGGCCATTTTCACCGAAATGGCAAAATAA
- a CDS encoding CLP1 protein (similar to Verticillium alfalfae VaMs.102 XP_003009589.1) has translation MSIPGLGQIPAQAAISTTRTIALKAAWEWRFEVPPGRTIILKVVSGTAEKDGVELAVRNAFSFSGIKSKILTWHGCELEVEGRTDDDFVAEYASPAANPANAHVNLHARLNEMRNTAARERREGPRVLIAGPPTTGKTTLARTLTSYATKQGYEPIVVNADPKEGMLSLPGTLSASVFATVMDPEAIDGWGSTPTSGPSNVPVKLPLVYYYGRNSPEDDPEFYRELTSKIAGTVSGRLSEDAGVKSSGVIVDSMGVSEKSKISEELLAHIVDELSVNIIVVLGSNRMTAELSKRFSTERTSLGEPIHIIGLDRSEGVVERDEGFLEHSREQAIKEYFFGDARRALSPQIQQVDFDALVIYTTSDYSAYEKATISREEPSAVMQHWTLAVLHASPKDPPEVARAATVMGFVYVSDVDEERRKIKLLAPVGGRLGDRPLVLGKWPEPYINLLG, from the exons ATGTCAATTCCAGGCTTGGGCCAGATTCCCGCGCAG GCCGCCATCTCGACAACCCGCACAATCGCCCTCAAAGCAGCCTGGGAATGGCGCTTCGAAGTACCCCCCGGCCgcaccatcatcctcaaAGTCGTCTCCGGCACCGCTGAAAAGGACGGTGTCGAGCTTGCCGTCCGCAAtgccttctccttcagcGGAATCAAGTCCAAGATCCTGACTTGGCACGGGTGCGAGCTCGAAGTCGAAGGACGGACCGACGACGACTTTGTAGCCGAGTATGCCTCCCCGGCTGCGAATCCGGCAAACGCACACGTCAATCTTCATGCGCGACTGAATGAGATGCGAAACACGGCGGCGCGAGAGCGACGAGAGGGCCCGCGCGTGCTGATTGCTGGGCCGCCGACAACGGGGAAGACGACACTCGCTAGAACGCTGACGAGCTATGCTACCAAGCAAGGCTATGAGCCTATTGTTGTGAATGCTGACCCGAAGGAGGGTATGCTGAGTTTGCCGGGGACGCTGAGCGCCAGCGTCTTTGCGACTGTCATGGACCCCGAGGCTATCGATGGCTGGGGTAGCACTCCGACTAGTGGACCGAGTAATGTCCCTGTGAAGCTGCCTCTGGTGTATTACTACGGGAGAAATTCACCGGAGGATGATCCCGAGTTTTACAGGGAACTGACGAGTAAGATTGCCGGGACGGTGAGCGGGCGCCTCAGTGAGGATGCGGGGGTCAAGAGTTCGGGCGTGATTGTGGATTCGATGGGAGTGAGTGAGAAGAGTAAAATTAGCGAGGAGTTGCTGGCGCATATTGTCGATGAGTTATCTG TTAACATAATCGTGGTCCTTGGCTCGAACAGAATGACGGCTGAGCTCTCGAAACGCTTCTCCACGGAGCGGACCTCCCTTGGTGAACCAATTCACATTATTGGTCTGGACCGGTCAGAGGGCGTGGTAGAGCGGGACGAGGGCTTCTTGGAGCATTCGAGAGAGCAGGCTATTAAAGAGTATTTCTTTGGGGACGCAAGGAGGGCTTTGAGCCCGCAGATTCAGCAAGTTGATTTTGATGCGCTTGTCATTTACACGACGTCTGATT ACTCAGCGTACGAAAAGGCAACAATCTCGCGAGAGGAACCTTCAGCTGTCATGCAGCATTGGACATTGGCTGTTTTGCATGCCTCGCCAAAAGATCCCCCCGAGGTGGCGAGGGCTGCGACAGTAATGGGATTCGTGTATGTTTCTGATGTGGATGaagagaggaggaagattaAGCTGTTGGCACCGGTGGGAGGTAGACTAGGCGATAGACCGTTGGTCTTGGGAAAGTGGCCAGAGCCGTATATTAACCTTTTGGGATAG
- a CDS encoding calcium-transporting ATPase 3 (similar to Aspergillus terreus NIH2624 XP_001209786.1), producing the protein MGEPLVISTNGAEHANSSSDSSALASPDDQPPIAEPPDISTTCQSEKPNCYHTHSAQHVADQLATDQDHGLSDEEAAARLARDGPNAIKGAKGVSIGEIFLRQVANSLTAVLIAVAAISYSIGDYVEGSVVVAVIVLNIVVGLIQDYRAEQTIQSLYALSTPKCKVIRDGHSDTVKAETLVKGDLVSLATGDVVPADLRLVQGINLSTDEAHLTGESVTISKKPDAVFTDPDMPVGDRINLAFSGSSVTRGRATGIVISTGMNTEVGQIAELLRKKKKEAKGGNSVTKALYSFYQTCRSILGLEGTPLQVTLSKFALLLFGLAILLAVIVFSVNLWHIDDDVLLYGICVGVAVIPESLLAVLTVTMAVATKAMVKGHVIVRQMPSLEAVGGVTNICSDKTGTLTQGRMITRKVWLRDGLTGIVDGTSDPYDPSSGTVSWSGSLVGTCINSFLNTLVLCNNATVSDGKKEPETDSSSVTTAFEPADWKAMGEPTEIALKVFAMRFGKTTGSDLLTAEHPFDSSCKLMSVVYGNGLERQRHVYTKGAFEVLLPLLAEDDEMKRTIRAKAEELAGEGLRVLCIADKLMEGELGDFQDRSKVECNLRFLGLAGLYDPPRAETAGAVKKCREAGVTVHMVTGDHIKTATAIAYEVGILSKDASLATTTVMSAAEFGNMTNDQIDALESLPLVIARCSPLTKVRVIQALHRRKAFCIMTGDGVNDSPALKQADVGIAMGDRGSDVAKEASDMVLTDDNFASIVTGIKEGRRLSDNIQKFLLHLLTSNLAQVILLLIGLAFEDDEGVPVFPLSPLEILWANLVTSSPLALGLGLEEAQPDILQRPPRSLRSGVFTLDLVRDQLMYGTFMGSLCLAAFMLVAYAASGKGFHDLAHGCNDGTAEVCLPIFRARAATFATLSFLLLVTAWEVKHFHRSLFNMDQRWSGPYSVFKTVYHNTFLFWSVVAGFLATFPVIYIPSLNTRVFKHTGLTWEWGVVAGCVAAYIVLVESWKAIKRRFNLGIDKHPGLQGVV; encoded by the exons ATGGGAGAACCTCTTGTTATCAGTACGAATGGTGCAGAACACGCCAACTCCTCTTCGGACTCGTCGGCCCTTGCCAGTCCTGACGACCAGCCTCCTATAGCGGAACCCCCTGACATATCTACAACTTGTCAAAGTGAAAAACCAAATTGCTACCATACGCATTCTGCCCAGCACGTCGCTGATCAGCTCGCCACCGACCAAGACCATGGACTAAGCGACGAAGAGGCGGCCGCCCGGTTAGCCCGGGACGGTCCCAATGCTATTAAAGGAGCCAAAGGTGTCTCTATCGGGGAGATCTTTTTGCGGCAAGTCGCTAATTCTCTCACCGCTGTCCTCATTGCTGTCGCTGCAATATCCTATTCTATTGGCGATTATGTCGAGGGCAGCGTCGTCGTTGCTGTAATTGTGCTCAATATTGTGGTTGG GTTAATCCAAGACTACCGTGCAGAGCAGACTATTCAATCTTTGTACGCGCTGTCTACACCCAAATGCAAAGTCATTCGAGATGGCCACAGTGATACTGTTAAAGCCGAAACACTCGTCAAAGGCGACCTGGTATCTCTTGCAACTGGCGATGTAGTACCCGCAGACTTACGCCTGGTCCAGGGCATCAACCTGTCCACTGACGAGGCACACCTGACCGGCGAGTCTGTTACCATCAGCAAGAAACCTGACGCTGTGTTCACGGATCCTGATATGCCGGTTGGTGATCGTATCAATCTGGCATTCAGCGGCAGCTCTGTCACACGTGGTCGCGCTACCGGTATTGTCATTTCAACGGGAATGAACACAGAGGTTGGCCAGATTGCCGAGCTTCTGcgcaagaaaaagaaggaggcgAAAGGTGGTAATTCTGTGACCAAGGCTCTCTACTCGTTCTACCAAACTTGTCGTAGTATCTTAGGCCTCGAAGGAACTCCTCTGCAAGTGACTCTTAGCAAGTTTGCCCTGCTTCTGTTTGGTCTAGCCATCCTTCTTGCCGTCATTGTCTTCTCGGTCAATCTTTGGCACATTGACGACGATGTTCTTCTCTATGGCATCtgcgttggtgttgctgttATTCCCGAATCTCTTCTCGCTGTGCTGACAGTGACAATGGCGGTTGCAACAAAAGCAATGGTCAAAGGTCACGTCATTGTGCGTCAAATGCCGTCCCTTGAAGCAGTAGGCGGAGTGACCAACATCTGCTCTGACAAGACTGGAACCCTTACCCAAGGCCGCATGATCACTCGCAAGGTTTGGCTACGCGACGGTCTCACAGGCATCGTGGATGGCACATCAGACCCTTACGACCCAAGCAGCGGAACCGTATCTTGGTCAGGTTCCCTTGTCGGAACATGCATCAACTCGTTTCTCAACACTCTAGTTCTCTGCAATAATGCCACAGTTTCAGATGGTAAAAAGGAGCCAGAAACCGACTCTAGCAGTGTCACGACAGCTTTTGAGCCAGCAGACTGGAAAGCTATGGGCGAGCCCACTGAAATTGCGCTCAAAGTGTTTGCCATGAGGTTTGGAAAGACGACTGGAAGCGACCTTTTGACTGCAGAGCATCCGTTTGACTCATCTTGCAAGCTCATGAGTGTTGTTTACGGCAACGGCCTCGAGAGGCAACGCCACGTTTACACCAAAGGCGCCTTCGAAGTTCTCTTACCGCTTTTGGccgaggacgatgaaatgAAAAGGACCATCCGTGCAAAAGCCGAAGAGCTGGCAGGCGAGGGCCTGCGTGTCCTGTGTATTGCAGACAAGCTCATGGAAGGGGAGCTCGGAGACTTTCAGGATCGGTCCAAGGTCGAATGCAACCTACGCTTCCTAGGACTCGCGGGCCTTTATGATCCGCCCAGAGCCGAGACTGCGGGAGCTGTGAAGAAGTGTCGAGAAGCTGGAGTCACTGTTCATATGGTCACAGGAGACCATATCAAGACTGCCACGGCCATTGCCTACGAGGTCGGCATTCTGTCCAAAGACGCTTCGCTAGCAACAACTACAGTCATGTCTGCCGCAGAATTCGGCAACATGACTAATGACCAAATTGACGCACTGGAGTCTCTGCCTTTGGTTATTGCTAGGTGCAGCCCTCTCACCAAGGTTAGAGTTATACAAGCCCTTCACCGTCGAAAAGCCTTTTGCATCAtgactggtgatggtgtcaaTGACTCGCCAGCTTTAAAGCAGGCAGATGTTGGCATTGCGATGGGTGACCGTGGAAGTGACGTTGCCAAAGAGGCATCTGATATGGTTCTCACGGATGATAACTTTGCTTCTATTGTCACTGGTATCAAGGAAGGCAGAAGATTGTCTGACAATATCCAAAAG TtcttgctgcatttgctTACTTCAAACCTGGCCCAAGTTATTTTGCTCCTCATTGGACTGGCttttgaagatgatgagggtgtCCCTGTATTTCCTTTATCACCCCTGGAGATTCTGTGGGCAAATCTTGTAACGTCCTCCCCCTTGGCTCTTGGTCTGGGTCTCGAAGAAGCTCAGCCGGATATTCTCCAGCGGCCGCCTAGAAGTCTTCGGTCCGGGGTATTCACGCTCGATCTTGTTCGTGACCAGCTCATGTACGGTACTTTTATGGGCTCCTTGTGTCTGGCTGCATTTATGTTGGTAGCCTACGCGGCTTCTGGCAAGGGATTTCATGACTTGGCCCATGGCTGCAATGACGGGACCGCTGAAGTGTGTCTCCCCATTTTTCGCGCCAGAGCAGCTACCTTTGCCACTTTGAgtttcttgcttcttgtcaCGGCATGGGAGGTGAAGCATTTTCATCgcagtttgttcaacatggACCAGCGATGGTCTGGTCCGTACTCAGTGTTCAAAACCGTTTATCACAAtacttttttgttttggtcgGTGGTGGCTGGGTTTCTTGCTACCTTTCCGGTTATCTACATTCCTTCCCTCAACACCAGGGTCTTCAAGCATACTGGCCTCACATGGGAATGGGGCGTGGTGGCGGGATGTGTCGCGGCGTATATTGTGCTCGTGGAATCATGGAAGGCTATCAAACGGCGGTTTAACCTCGGGATTGACAAGCATCCGGGACTGCAGGGAGTGGTTTAG